In one Cervus canadensis isolate Bull #8, Minnesota chromosome 22, ASM1932006v1, whole genome shotgun sequence genomic region, the following are encoded:
- the LOC122424465 gene encoding uncharacterized protein LOC122424465 isoform X2, with product MNNAHAVVQPSPEVFPPCKPEILAPSLSQPLTPTILLPVFVNLTPAGPHVRTLRLGESSLATDIGRWWSQVEPCPATAGPHSQPLPAPLLPGRCRPGPWPGRWSLASLVQCGHLLQEALLQGLAVSRAFNVYLELGALEAKSKRRKHGLRGRGPRASFLHSTRDLPGPAIEPASPALAGGFLTTGQPGKSWLGA from the exons ATGAACAACGCTCACGCTGTTGTGCAGCCATCCCCAGAAGTCTTTCCACCTTGCAAACCTGAGATTCTGGCCCCGTCCCTGTCCCAGCCTCTGACGCCCaccattctacttcctgtctTTGTGAACTTGACTCCTGCAGGCCCTCAT gtgaggacactgaggcttggagagagcAGTCTTGCCACAGACATCGGACGGTGGTGGAGCCAGGTCGAGCCCTGCCCTGCCACTGCAggcccccactcccagcccctcccagcccctctcctgCCCGGCAGATGCAGGCCTGGGCCGTGGCCAGGCCGCTGGTCGCTTGCCTCCTTGGTGCAGTgcggtcacctcctccaggaagccctcctccagggcctcgCGGTGTCACGTGCCTTCAATGTTTATCTGGAATTGGGGGCCCTTGAGGCCAAGTCCAAGAGACGCA agcacgggctccgcGGCCGTGGCCCACGAGCTTCGTTCCTCCACAGCAcccgggatcttcctggaccagcgatagaacctgcgtctcctgcattggcaggtggattcctaaccaccggacaaccagggaagtcctgg
- the LOC122424465 gene encoding uncharacterized protein LOC122424465 isoform X1 has translation MNNAHAVVQPSPEVFPPCKPEILAPSLSQPLTPTILLPVFVNLTPAGPHVRTLRLGESSLATDIGRWWSQVEPCPATAGPHSQPLPAPLLPGRCRPGPWPGRWSLASLVQCGHLLQEALLQGLAVSRAFNVYLELGALEAKSKRRKHGLRGRGPRASFLHSTRDLPGPAIEPASPALAGGFLTTGQPGKSWVSGFEEEQFEWMTRSRKWAWEDKMS, from the exons ATGAACAACGCTCACGCTGTTGTGCAGCCATCCCCAGAAGTCTTTCCACCTTGCAAACCTGAGATTCTGGCCCCGTCCCTGTCCCAGCCTCTGACGCCCaccattctacttcctgtctTTGTGAACTTGACTCCTGCAGGCCCTCAT gtgaggacactgaggcttggagagagcAGTCTTGCCACAGACATCGGACGGTGGTGGAGCCAGGTCGAGCCCTGCCCTGCCACTGCAggcccccactcccagcccctcccagcccctctcctgCCCGGCAGATGCAGGCCTGGGCCGTGGCCAGGCCGCTGGTCGCTTGCCTCCTTGGTGCAGTgcggtcacctcctccaggaagccctcctccagggcctcgCGGTGTCACGTGCCTTCAATGTTTATCTGGAATTGGGGGCCCTTGAGGCCAAGTCCAAGAGACGCA agcacgggctccgcGGCCGTGGCCCACGAGCTTCGTTCCTCCACAGCAcccgggatcttcctggaccagcgatagaacctgcgtctcctgcattggcaggtggattcctaaccaccggacaaccagggaagtcctgggtgaGTGGTTTTGAGGAAGAGCAATTTGAATGGATGACAAGGTCCAGGAAGTGGGCATGGGAGGATAAAATGAGCTGA
- the HMCES gene encoding abasic site processing protein HMCES, translating into MCGRTSCHLPMEVLARACAYRDRQGRQRLPEWRDPDRYCPSYNKSPRSNSPVLLSRLHLEKDADSSERIIAPMRWGLVPYWFKEADLSKLQINTSNCRSDTIMEKRSFKVPLVKGKRCVVLADGFYEWQRRQATNHRQPYFIYFPQIKTEKSEQVGAVASPEDWEKVWDNWRPLTMAGIFDCWEPPEGGDCLYSYSIITVDSCKVMTDIHNRMPAILDGEEAVSKWLDFGEVSAQEALKLIHPTENIAFHPVSSMVNRSWNNAPECLLPLHLLTGKELKASASSQKMLQWLATKSPKKEEPKTPRKEESDVPQWSSQFLQKSPQTPKRGSACLLERWLKRGQEEEPAAKRPHM; encoded by the exons ATGTGCGGCCGGACGTCCTGCCACCTGCCTATGGAGGTCCTGGCCCGGGCCTGCGCCTACCGGGACCGGCAGGGCCGCCAGCGGCTCCCGGAGTGGAGGGACCCCGACCGGTACTGCCCCTCGTACAACAAGAGCCCGCGGTCCAACAGCCCGGTGCTCCTGTCCCGGCTGCACCTGGAGAAG GACGCAGACTCGTCCGAGCGGATCATTGCGCCCATGCGGTGGGGCTTGGTTCCCTACTGGTTCAAAGAAGCGGATCTTTCCAAGCTGCAGATCAACACCAGCAACTGCCGCAGTGACACCATAATGGAGAAGCGGTCCTTCAAG GTGCCTCTGGTTAAGGGGAAACGCTGTGTCGTCTTAGCGGACGGATTCTACGAGTGGCAGCGACGTCAGGCCACGAACCACCGGCAGCCCTACTTCATCTACTTCCCGCAGATCAAGACCGAGAAG TCCGAGCAGGTGGGTGCTGTGGCCAGCCCCGAGGACTGGGAGAAGGTCTGGGACAACTGGCGGCCGCTGACGATGGCCGGCATCTTTGACTGCTGGGAGCCCCCGGAGGGCGGAGACTGCCTCTATTCCTACAGCATCATCACGGTGGACTCCTGCAAGGTCATGACCGACATCCACAACAG GATGCCTGCCATACTGGATGGGGAGGAGGCAGTCTCTAAGTGGCTGGACTTTGGTGAGGTCTCAGCTCAGGAAGCTCTGAAGTTGATCCACCCCACGGAGAACATCGCCTTCCACCCAGTGTCGTCCATGGTGAACAGATCCTGGAACAACGCTCCCGAGTGTCTGCTCCCGCTCCACCTGCTGACCGGAAAG GAGCTCAAGGCGAGCGCCAGCAGCCAGAAGATGCTGCAGTGGCTGGCCACGAAGTCACCCAAAAAGGAAGAGCCCAAAACACCCCGAAAGGAGGAGTCAGATGTGCCCCAGTGGTCCAGCCAGTTCCTGCAGAAGAGCCCACAAACCCCCAAGCGAGGCAGCGCCTGCCTCCTGGAGCGGTGGCTGAAGCGGGGTCAGGAGGAAGAGCCTGCGGCCAAGCGGCCTCACATGTAG